The Thermodesulfobacteriota bacterium genome has a window encoding:
- a CDS encoding IS1182 family transposase encodes MMSYEDPPQSKLFYMGINIDKRIRKNHPLRKIRELIDFEFIYNEVRDKYGYNGNESIPPPVILKLMLLLVLYNVRSERELMDTLSERLDWLWFLGFDLDTEIPNHSVLSKARRRWGEEAFRSFYERVVWQCTETSSAQVVESGLVDGRNIFVDSSLIQADASNNSVVDRQSLKRYLNESYKELEKRLEEEASEEEVDKGEDDGSSGGVNKRYISTTDPDASIMRSGGKAKLRYQTHRAVDGAYEVITATEVTPGEVNEAHLMVELIESHHRNTEIGAKTVVADSKYGTIENYLVCWDRGIRAHIADLKEAQGKGGLRGGIFSDDMFVYDSETDTYTCPEGKKLKPKSVHMNRQSMDYAASRRDCRVCKLRSQCTRNKSGRTVKRHLRQEEINYMRAISKTTLSKLDIKTRQHLMERSFARSKRYGFGRARWRGLWRVRIQEYLTAAIQNIQILMKFGIDPRTAVSKLKESMHEKLLRLIANRERFLWEFIFKLKAAVKVDFVFSD; translated from the coding sequence ATGATGAGCTACGAAGACCCACCTCAGAGTAAATTATTTTATATGGGAATCAATATAGATAAGAGGATACGTAAGAATCATCCTCTGAGGAAGATAAGAGAGCTCATAGATTTTGAGTTCATATACAATGAGGTAAGGGATAAATACGGATATAACGGGAATGAATCAATACCACCACCAGTGATACTGAAGTTGATGTTGCTTTTGGTACTTTACAACGTGAGGTCTGAAAGAGAACTAATGGATACGTTATCAGAGAGGTTAGACTGGCTATGGTTTTTAGGATTTGATCTGGATACAGAGATACCGAATCACAGTGTATTATCGAAGGCAAGGAGGAGATGGGGAGAAGAGGCATTCAGGAGTTTCTATGAGAGGGTAGTATGGCAGTGTACTGAAACAAGTTCAGCACAAGTAGTGGAGAGTGGGTTAGTGGATGGGAGGAATATATTTGTGGACTCAAGCCTAATACAAGCAGACGCATCTAATAACTCTGTAGTGGACAGGCAATCGCTTAAGAGGTACTTAAATGAGAGTTATAAGGAATTGGAGAAGAGGTTGGAAGAGGAAGCATCGGAGGAAGAAGTGGACAAGGGAGAAGACGATGGTAGTAGTGGAGGAGTGAACAAGCGATATATATCCACAACAGATCCTGATGCATCGATAATGAGGAGTGGAGGGAAAGCGAAGCTAAGGTATCAAACACACAGAGCAGTGGATGGGGCGTATGAAGTAATAACAGCGACTGAGGTAACACCAGGGGAAGTTAACGAAGCACACTTGATGGTTGAATTGATAGAGTCACATCATAGAAACACGGAGATAGGAGCAAAGACAGTAGTAGCGGATAGCAAGTATGGAACAATAGAGAACTACTTAGTATGTTGGGACAGAGGTATAAGGGCACATATTGCTGATTTGAAGGAGGCACAAGGAAAGGGTGGATTGAGAGGAGGAATATTTTCAGATGATATGTTTGTTTATGATTCAGAGACAGATACTTATACGTGTCCAGAGGGAAAGAAACTGAAGCCCAAGTCAGTGCATATGAATAGACAGAGTATGGATTATGCAGCCTCAAGGAGAGATTGTAGAGTATGCAAATTAAGATCACAGTGTACGAGGAACAAATCAGGGAGAACAGTGAAGAGGCATCTGAGGCAAGAGGAAATTAATTATATGAGAGCGATATCTAAGACCACGTTATCAAAACTAGATATAAAGACAAGGCAGCATTTGATGGAGAGGTCATTTGCAAGGTCAAAGAGATATGGATTTGGAAGAGCTAGGTGGAGGGGGTTATGGAGAGTGAGGATTCAGGAGTACCTTACTGCAGCAATTCAGAATATACAGATACTGATGAAATTTGGAATTGATCCAAGAACGGCAGTATCTAAATTAAAAGAGAGTATGCATGAGAAATTATTACGTTTGATTGCAAATAGAGAGAGATTTTTATGGGAATTTATCTTTAAGTTAAAAGCCGCAGTTAAAGTTGATTTCGTGTTTTCAGACTAA
- a CDS encoding universal stress protein, with amino-acid sequence MNKIGKILWASDGLKESNIALKYAEFLAIQLHGQVFGLNVIPYLEHMLPEYPTEILGWFRKAEHSAYKRLEGIKEKLRRKGIKFKTIVEKGVPYEKILDVSKKEKADLIVMGKRGYESVEKDPLGSNTIKVLRASQVPIIITKYSKRKIGIKKILIPIDLHSKSTKVTEYAIDLARLLKAKIYLLYVFELNNYQRFSEKILNAFVAPYVQKIQEIAIGLPSQDLVIKPKVTVAPNAWKGIIDFAREEDIDLIAIATHGRKGILRFFLGSIAERVIQESPCSVLALKP; translated from the coding sequence ATGAATAAAATAGGAAAAATACTGTGGGCATCTGATGGGCTTAAAGAATCTAACATTGCTCTTAAATATGCAGAGTTTCTTGCTATACAATTACACGGACAAGTCTTTGGACTCAATGTTATTCCCTATCTTGAACATATGTTGCCTGAATATCCGACAGAAATCTTGGGTTGGTTTAGAAAGGCTGAACATTCGGCATATAAGAGACTCGAAGGTATCAAGGAGAAACTTAGAAGGAAAGGTATAAAATTCAAAACAATAGTAGAAAAGGGAGTCCCTTACGAAAAGATTCTGGATGTTTCGAAAAAAGAAAAGGCAGATTTGATAGTAATGGGGAAGAGAGGATATGAATCTGTTGAAAAAGACCCTCTAGGAAGTAATACGATTAAAGTACTACGGGCGTCGCAGGTTCCTATAATAATTACTAAATACAGTAAGAGGAAAATAGGTATAAAGAAAATACTGATCCCAATCGATTTGCATTCAAAGAGTACTAAAGTTACAGAATATGCGATTGACCTTGCGCGGCTACTTAAAGCAAAAATTTATCTTCTTTACGTTTTTGAACTTAATAATTATCAAAGGTTTTCTGAGAAAATTCTGAATGCATTTGTGGCTCCCTATGTGCAGAAAATTCAAGAGATTGCAATTGGCCTCCCTTCTCAAGATTTGGTGATAAAACCTAAGGTAACGGTAGCCCCTAATGCCTGGAAAGGAATAATAGATTTTGCTAGAGAAGAAGATATCGATTTAATTGCAATAGCAACACATGGACGTAAAGGTATCTTGAGATTTTTTCTTGGAAGTATTGCTGAGAGAGTGATTCAAGAATCTCCCTGTTCGGTATTGGCCCTGAAACCATAA